In Paenibacillus sonchi, a single genomic region encodes these proteins:
- a CDS encoding NAD-dependent protein deacylase, protein MDPLQTLVSWIKDSGSIVFFGGAGTSTESGIPDFRSAAGLYQTQHNSPYPPEVMLSRSFFMSSPDIFFDFYRSKMIHPEAKPNGAHQLLAQLERDGKLKAVITQNIDGLHQLAGSRRVLELHGSIHRNHCMDCSRYYGLDQVLASEAGVPRCTECGGIIKPDVVLYEEELDHDVLVESVAAIAAADLLIIGGTSLTVQPAASLITYFRGRHTVLLNGDPTPYDHQADLIITDRIGAVMGKIQELL, encoded by the coding sequence ATGGACCCATTGCAGACACTGGTTTCCTGGATTAAGGACAGCGGGAGCATAGTTTTTTTTGGAGGGGCCGGAACATCCACCGAAAGCGGAATACCGGATTTCCGCTCGGCGGCAGGGCTGTATCAGACACAGCACAATTCTCCTTATCCGCCAGAGGTAATGCTGAGCCGCAGCTTTTTTATGTCCTCGCCGGACATTTTTTTTGACTTTTACCGCAGCAAAATGATTCACCCGGAAGCGAAGCCGAACGGGGCGCATCAGCTTCTTGCCCAGCTGGAGCGTGACGGCAAGCTCAAAGCGGTCATTACGCAAAACATCGACGGCCTGCATCAGCTCGCCGGAAGCCGGCGCGTGCTGGAGCTGCATGGCTCCATTCACCGCAACCACTGCATGGATTGCTCGCGTTATTATGGGCTGGACCAAGTGCTTGCCTCCGAGGCCGGAGTTCCGCGCTGCACGGAATGCGGGGGGATAATCAAGCCGGATGTGGTGCTCTATGAAGAGGAGCTGGATCATGATGTCCTTGTTGAATCGGTCGCGGCCATTGCAGCCGCGGATCTGCTCATCATCGGCGGGACTTCGCTTACGGTGCAGCCGGCAGCCAGCCTGATTACTTATTTCCGGGGCCGGCATACCGTGCTGCTGAACGGGGATCCGACTCCGTATGATCATCAGGCCGATCTGATTATTACGGACCGGATCGGTGCTGTGATGGGGAAGATTCAGGAACTGCTGTAA
- the mgrA gene encoding L-glyceraldehyde 3-phosphate reductase — MVYVANDERYEGMRYNRTGRSGLKLPAISLGLWHNFGGINTYENGREMITRSFDLGITHFDLANNYGPPAGSAEEMFGKVLARDLAPYRDELVVSTKAGYYMWPGPYGDWGSRKYMLASLDQSLKRLGLDYVDIFYSHRPDPETPLEETMGALDTAVRSGKALYVGLSNYTAEQTAEAVRILTSLGTPLLIHQPRYSMLDRWIEGGLQDVLEEHGIGSIAFTPLAQGLLTSKYLNGIPEDSRAAGPSASLNESRITPEVLRKIHALNQLAVSRGLSLAQFALLWTLRGGRVTSALIGASRVSQIEENVAALSHGEFSQEELDRIETILKTDSE, encoded by the coding sequence ATGGTATATGTGGCTAACGATGAACGGTATGAAGGGATGCGGTACAACCGCACGGGCAGATCCGGCCTCAAGCTTCCGGCAATTTCACTCGGACTCTGGCATAATTTTGGCGGCATCAATACCTATGAAAATGGCCGGGAGATGATTACCCGCTCGTTCGATCTCGGAATTACCCATTTTGATCTCGCCAATAACTACGGACCGCCCGCCGGGTCTGCGGAGGAAATGTTCGGCAAGGTGCTTGCCCGCGACCTGGCTCCCTACCGTGATGAGCTGGTTGTTTCAACCAAGGCAGGGTATTATATGTGGCCCGGCCCTTATGGGGACTGGGGTTCACGTAAATATATGCTGGCGAGCCTCGATCAGAGCCTGAAGCGGCTGGGGCTGGATTATGTGGATATTTTTTATTCGCACCGGCCTGACCCGGAGACGCCGCTGGAAGAAACGATGGGCGCTCTGGATACTGCGGTCCGTTCCGGCAAGGCGCTGTATGTCGGGCTGTCCAACTATACGGCAGAGCAGACCGCGGAGGCTGTCCGTATTCTTACCAGCCTTGGCACGCCGCTGCTGATTCATCAGCCCCGGTACTCCATGCTGGACCGCTGGATCGAAGGCGGGCTGCAGGATGTGCTGGAGGAGCATGGCATCGGCAGCATCGCCTTCACCCCGCTGGCTCAGGGTCTGTTGACCAGCAAATACCTCAACGGGATTCCGGAGGATTCCCGGGCGGCAGGGCCGTCCGCTTCTCTGAACGAAAGCCGGATTACCCCCGAGGTGCTGCGCAAAATTCACGCGCTCAACCAGCTTGCCGTCTCGCGCGGCCTGTCCCTGGCGCAGTTTGCGCTGCTCTGGACCCTGCGCGGCGGCCGGGTCACCTCTGCGCTGATCGGCGCGAGCCGCGTCAGCCAGATCGAAGAGAATGTCGCCGCATTATCCCACGGCGAGTTCTCGCAGGAGGAGCTGGACCGGATAGAGACGATCCTGAAGACGGACAGCGAGTAG
- a CDS encoding AraC family transcriptional regulator has translation MEHTYSVGSNPVVYDRQHLHVLFAGESQTLPLHQAGPKIYDYYLMHFIESGFGTFRTEERKYELGPGDCFLIHPGQLVSYVSDEDQPWRYRWAAFTGTDADALVLQTGFTPQKPVLSTAEGSVFPGALAGMMRAFYAGMESAHLTSLGYLYLLVGEAAELLLASSRLPGAESQVKRTVKQMIHYMAAQYAHPVSIEQMCASLGYNRAYLSRIFKQETGLSPVTYLLKLRIEKSRLLLRERPELSVEQVAASVGLTDALYFSRQFKRFCAQSPTAYRIATARHGEK, from the coding sequence GTGGAACATACTTATTCCGTAGGATCAAATCCCGTGGTTTATGACCGGCAGCATCTGCATGTGCTTTTTGCCGGCGAGAGCCAGACTCTGCCTCTGCATCAGGCCGGTCCCAAAATCTATGATTATTACCTCATGCATTTCATTGAATCCGGCTTCGGAACCTTCCGCACCGAGGAGAGGAAGTATGAGCTTGGGCCGGGTGACTGCTTCCTGATTCATCCCGGACAGCTCGTCAGCTATGTCTCGGACGAAGATCAGCCCTGGCGCTACCGCTGGGCTGCCTTCACGGGCACGGACGCGGACGCGCTCGTGCTGCAGACCGGCTTCACTCCGCAGAAGCCGGTCCTGTCCACCGCCGAAGGCAGTGTATTCCCCGGCGCCCTGGCCGGGATGATGCGTGCCTTCTATGCGGGCATGGAGAGCGCCCATCTCACCTCGCTGGGCTATCTCTATCTGCTCGTCGGCGAAGCAGCCGAACTGCTTCTCGCCTCTTCCCGGCTGCCCGGTGCGGAATCGCAGGTTAAGCGCACCGTGAAGCAAATGATCCACTACATGGCGGCCCAGTACGCCCATCCCGTCTCCATTGAGCAGATGTGCGCCAGCCTCGGCTACAACCGCGCTTATCTGTCACGCATCTTCAAGCAGGAAACGGGCCTGTCGCCCGTGACTTACCTGCTGAAGCTGCGCATCGAGAAATCGCGGCTGCTGCTGCGGGAGCGCCCGGAGCTGTCCGTCGAGCAGGTTGCGGCCTCGGTCGGCCTGACGGATGCCCTGTACTTCTCCCGGCAGTTCAAGCGCTTCTGCGCGCAGTCCCCCACCGCTTACCGTATTGCTACGGCAAGGCATGGGGAGAAGTAG
- a CDS encoding galactokinase — protein MSLQDLKVKFIEKYGKSTEEVRIFYAPGRVNLIGEHLDYNGGYVFPAALDFGTTLIVRPRSDGRVQFASTNFPYEASIDYSEIGKAKTGEWVDYPVGVMVELAKKDLPVSAGYDLLFHGEIPNGSGLSSSASIEVVTGFAFLTLLGGDTDTVEIALLSQRAENQYVGVNSGIMDQFAVANGKRDQAILLMCDTLEYSLIPFVTGSYKLVISNTNKKRGLVDSKYNERRSQCEEALAILKQEVPGLSYLAELKPEQFEAHKDKITDETVRRRARHVVEENQRVLDSVEVLKQNDLKQFGLYMNDSHVSLRDLYEVSCEELDVMVEEAQKIPGTLGSRMTGAGFGGCTVSLVHENDVERFIREVGEAYRTRTGLIGEFYVCGIGNGVEELKGVE, from the coding sequence ATGAGCTTACAGGATCTGAAAGTCAAATTTATCGAGAAATACGGAAAAAGCACAGAGGAGGTGCGTATATTCTATGCTCCGGGGCGGGTGAATCTCATCGGAGAGCATTTGGATTACAACGGGGGATACGTGTTTCCGGCAGCGCTGGACTTTGGGACTACACTGATCGTGCGGCCGCGCAGCGACGGCAGGGTTCAGTTCGCATCGACGAATTTTCCATATGAAGCTTCCATTGACTACAGTGAAATCGGCAAAGCCAAAACCGGGGAATGGGTGGACTATCCGGTAGGTGTGATGGTGGAACTGGCCAAAAAAGATCTTCCGGTCTCTGCAGGCTATGATCTCCTGTTCCATGGCGAGATTCCGAACGGCTCAGGCCTGTCCTCCTCGGCTTCCATCGAAGTGGTTACCGGTTTCGCCTTCCTGACGCTGCTCGGCGGAGATACGGATACTGTGGAAATCGCCTTGCTGTCGCAGCGTGCGGAGAACCAGTACGTGGGCGTGAATTCCGGGATTATGGACCAGTTCGCCGTGGCCAACGGCAAGCGCGATCAGGCGATCCTGCTGATGTGTGACACGCTGGAGTACAGCCTGATTCCTTTTGTGACCGGCTCTTACAAGCTGGTGATCAGCAACACGAACAAGAAGAGAGGTCTGGTGGACTCCAAATACAATGAGCGCCGCAGCCAATGCGAAGAGGCCCTGGCGATTTTGAAGCAGGAGGTTCCGGGCTTGTCCTACCTGGCAGAGCTGAAGCCTGAGCAGTTTGAAGCGCACAAGGACAAAATCACCGACGAAACGGTACGGCGCCGCGCCCGCCATGTAGTGGAAGAGAACCAGCGTGTGCTCGACTCCGTGGAAGTGCTGAAGCAGAACGACCTGAAGCAGTTCGGTCTGTATATGAATGATTCCCATGTCTCGCTGCGCGACCTCTATGAAGTCAGCTGTGAAGAACTGGATGTCATGGTGGAAGAAGCACAAAAGATTCCCGGCACTCTCGGCTCCCGGATGACCGGCGCAGGCTTTGGCGGCTGTACTGTATCGCTGGTGCATGAGAATGACGTGGAACGATTTATTCGTGAAGTAGGAGAAGCTTACAGAACCAGAACCGGTTTAATCGGCGAGTTTTATGTATGCGGGATTGGCAATGGTGTAGAAGAACTGAAGGGAGTGGAGTAA
- the galE gene encoding UDP-glucose 4-epimerase GalE, with translation MAILVTGGAGYIGSHTVAELLERGEEVVVIDNLLTGHREALLGGKLYEGDLRDKVTLNKLFSENKIDAVIHFAASSLVGESMKDPVKYYDNNVYGTQCLLEAMQQAGVDKIVFSSTAATYGEPEKVPIEETDRTEPANVYGETKLTMERMMAWFDKVLGIKYVALRYFNAAGAHASGKIGEDHRPESHLIPLVLQTALKQRESIAVFGDDYPTEDGTCVRDYIHVSDLADAHVRAVNYLRSGSASNIFNLGNGLGFSVKQVIETAKKVTGLDIPVVIQERRAGDPAVLVASSDKARSVLGWNPQHADVEDIIQSAWNWHSANPQGYGE, from the coding sequence ATGGCGATTCTGGTAACAGGTGGAGCAGGGTATATCGGTTCACATACCGTAGCGGAGCTGCTGGAGCGGGGCGAAGAGGTTGTGGTGATCGACAATCTGCTGACAGGACACCGCGAGGCGCTGCTGGGCGGCAAGCTGTATGAGGGCGACCTGCGTGACAAGGTAACACTGAATAAGCTTTTTTCGGAAAACAAAATCGATGCCGTCATTCACTTTGCCGCAAGCTCACTGGTTGGCGAGAGCATGAAGGACCCGGTCAAATATTACGACAACAATGTGTATGGCACCCAGTGTCTTTTGGAAGCCATGCAGCAGGCCGGTGTGGATAAAATCGTCTTCTCCTCCACAGCCGCAACCTACGGCGAACCGGAGAAGGTGCCGATTGAGGAAACCGACCGCACGGAACCGGCCAATGTGTACGGTGAAACCAAGCTGACCATGGAACGGATGATGGCCTGGTTCGACAAGGTGCTGGGCATCAAGTATGTGGCGCTGCGTTATTTTAATGCCGCAGGTGCCCATGCCAGCGGGAAAATCGGGGAAGACCACCGTCCGGAGAGCCATCTGATTCCGCTGGTGCTGCAGACCGCGCTGAAGCAGCGCGAGAGCATTGCGGTGTTCGGTGACGATTATCCGACAGAAGACGGCACCTGTGTGCGCGACTATATCCATGTCAGCGATTTGGCGGATGCCCATGTACGGGCAGTGAATTACCTGCGCAGCGGCAGTGCCAGCAACATTTTCAACCTGGGCAACGGGCTGGGCTTCTCCGTCAAGCAGGTTATTGAAACGGCGAAGAAGGTAACCGGCCTGGATATTCCGGTAGTGATTCAGGAGCGCCGCGCCGGTGATCCGGCTGTACTGGTCGCTTCCTCCGACAAAGCCCGGTCTGTCCTTGGCTGGAATCCGCAGCACGCCGATGTCGAAGACATTATCCAAAGCGCCTGGAACTGGCATTCGGCCAATCCGCAGGGCTATGGGGAATAG
- a CDS encoding UDP-glucose--hexose-1-phosphate uridylyltransferase yields MDNEKSAAPAAQKALHAIEQLVLFASHQQLIKPADADYSRNALLDQFGFSEPYAAEFTEAPLESPQAPLDVLIDYGFETGLIPENTDTYRDLLDAKIMGLLMARPSEVNAEFYRLSAEKGIEAATDRFYKLSIDSNYIRMDRISKNVFWLQDSPYGGIEMTINLSKPEKNPKEIAMARLLPPPVYPKCLLCRENVGYAGRLNHPPRQNLRVIPLKLNNENWFLQYSPYVYYNEHCIVFHHDHVPMKLTKDSLKRLLSFVEAFPHYFIGSNADLPIVGGSILTHDHFQGGRHTFPIQKAPKEITFTHAAYPGVSLSIVKWPMSVLRLQGADPAVLLECGNEFYEAWKVYSDPEAEVLAASEVDGEQTRHNTVTPIVRRSEDGGFEMDLVLRNNRTSEEHPEGIFHPHREMHHIKKENIGLIEVMGLAILPGRLKEELDAIAGILAGDTALLEAVQSQADHALAQHASWIQELAARFGTAMEREEAVKTVQNEVGIKFTHILEHAGVYKRTPAGQAAFRRFAHSLGFR; encoded by the coding sequence ATGGATAACGAAAAGAGTGCCGCTCCCGCCGCGCAGAAGGCGCTGCATGCGATCGAACAGCTGGTGCTGTTTGCCAGTCATCAACAGCTGATTAAGCCTGCGGATGCCGACTACAGCCGCAATGCGCTGCTGGACCAGTTCGGCTTCAGCGAGCCGTATGCTGCAGAATTCACAGAGGCTCCGCTTGAGAGCCCACAGGCTCCGCTGGATGTTCTGATTGACTACGGCTTTGAAACCGGTCTGATTCCCGAGAATACCGATACGTACCGCGACCTGCTGGACGCCAAAATCATGGGCCTCCTCATGGCCCGCCCTTCCGAGGTCAATGCCGAGTTCTACAGGCTTTCCGCGGAGAAGGGCATTGAGGCGGCAACCGACCGCTTTTATAAGCTGAGCATTGATTCCAATTATATCCGTATGGACCGTATCTCCAAAAATGTGTTCTGGCTGCAGGATTCCCCGTACGGCGGCATTGAGATGACGATCAATCTGTCCAAGCCGGAGAAAAATCCGAAGGAAATCGCCATGGCCCGGCTGCTTCCGCCGCCGGTGTATCCGAAATGCCTGCTTTGCCGCGAGAATGTTGGTTATGCCGGAAGGCTCAATCACCCGCCGCGGCAGAATCTGCGCGTTATTCCGCTGAAGCTGAACAACGAGAACTGGTTCCTCCAGTATTCTCCTTATGTCTACTACAATGAGCACTGCATCGTGTTCCACCACGATCATGTGCCGATGAAGCTGACGAAAGATTCGCTGAAGCGCCTGCTTAGCTTTGTGGAAGCTTTTCCGCATTACTTCATCGGTTCCAATGCCGATCTGCCGATTGTTGGCGGCTCGATTCTGACCCATGACCATTTTCAGGGCGGGCGCCATACTTTCCCGATCCAGAAAGCACCGAAGGAGATTACCTTCACCCACGCTGCCTATCCGGGTGTCAGCCTCAGCATCGTGAAGTGGCCAATGTCGGTGCTGCGTCTGCAGGGAGCCGATCCGGCAGTGCTGCTCGAATGCGGTAATGAATTCTATGAAGCTTGGAAAGTCTACAGTGATCCTGAAGCGGAAGTCCTGGCCGCAAGTGAGGTGGACGGGGAGCAGACGCGGCATAATACCGTCACTCCGATCGTACGCCGGTCGGAAGACGGCGGATTTGAGATGGATCTGGTGCTGCGCAACAACCGGACCAGCGAGGAGCATCCCGAAGGGATTTTTCACCCGCACCGGGAGATGCACCATATCAAAAAAGAAAATATCGGCCTGATCGAGGTAATGGGGCTGGCCATTCTACCCGGCCGCCTGAAGGAGGAGCTGGATGCCATCGCCGGAATTCTCGCCGGAGATACAGCTCTGCTGGAAGCCGTGCAGTCCCAGGCAGATCATGCGCTGGCGCAGCATGCTTCCTGGATTCAGGAGCTGGCCGCACGCTTCGGCACTGCTATGGAGCGTGAAGAGGCAGTCAAGACCGTGCAGAATGAGGTCGGCATTAAGTTCACCCACATTCTGGAGCATGCGGGTGTCTATAAGCGGACACCGGCAGGCCAGGCGGCTTTCCGCCGTTTTGCCCACAGTCTGGGCTTCCGCTGA